From one Simplicispira suum genomic stretch:
- a CDS encoding CZB domain-containing protein, with protein sequence MGFFSKIFKLREQNPDSQETTWAFEDNASELVLDADYARTLSSEFDIDAAIVSHEEWKHRLRQQLSGEIDTPIDLERLRDPKGCPLGQWLYGRGRELLGKYPAFEILLARHAYFHTQAAEVVELSRAGEYDRALHVFHGGYRHASNQVILLLKELKRSLGR encoded by the coding sequence ATGGGTTTTTTTAGCAAGATATTCAAGCTGCGCGAGCAGAACCCCGATAGCCAGGAAACTACTTGGGCGTTCGAGGACAACGCGAGCGAGCTGGTGCTCGACGCGGACTATGCACGCACCCTGTCGTCCGAATTTGATATTGATGCCGCCATCGTCTCGCATGAAGAATGGAAGCATCGGCTGCGTCAGCAGCTCAGCGGAGAGATCGACACGCCCATCGACCTGGAGCGTCTGCGGGACCCCAAAGGCTGCCCGCTGGGCCAATGGCTGTACGGGCGGGGGCGCGAGCTGTTGGGGAAATACCCGGCTTTTGAAATCCTGTTGGCGCGCCACGCCTACTTTCACACCCAGGCCGCAGAGGTGGTCGAACTCAGCCGGGCGGGCGAATACGACCGCGCCCTGCATGTCTTTCACGGCGGCTACCGCCACGCGTCCAACCAGGTGATCTTGCTGCTCAAGGAATTGAAGCGCAGTCTGGGGCGGTAA
- a CDS encoding type II toxin-antitoxin system death-on-curing family toxin, which produces MNWRWVSQLTLVLLHGESLAEHGGSPGLRDEGLLESALARPKNPAAYESPDHAALAASYGVGLAKNHAFVDGNKRAAFLAVGFFLYLNGFRLTASQAQATLTMLAVASGELSEEAFAAWLREHAKVKNSP; this is translated from the coding sequence ATGAATTGGCGCTGGGTCAGCCAACTGACTCTCGTGCTGTTGCATGGCGAAAGCTTGGCCGAGCACGGCGGCAGCCCAGGTTTGCGCGATGAAGGCTTGCTTGAATCGGCGCTGGCACGGCCCAAGAATCCTGCTGCGTACGAGTCGCCAGATCATGCTGCACTGGCCGCCAGCTACGGCGTGGGCCTCGCAAAGAACCACGCTTTCGTGGACGGCAACAAGCGCGCGGCTTTTCTGGCCGTTGGCTTCTTTCTGTACCTTAACGGCTTTCGTCTGACCGCTTCACAAGCGCAAGCCACGCTCACCATGCTCGCCGTCGCCTCAGGTGAACTCAGCGAAGAGGCCTTTGCCGCCTGGCTGCGCGAGCACGCCAAGGTGAAAAACTCACCCTAA
- a CDS encoding GspE/PulE family protein — MAYPLPYAFARGAQLLLETDGEQLVLWHGPAPQPAALGEVLRKYPVQRLQPLDAGTLAQRISAAYSQRESSAATVVSEVESDADLSRMMQELPAVEDLLEAADDAPIIRMLNALLTQAARDGASDIHIEPYERHSSVRFRVDGTLREVVQPNRALHAALISRLKIMADLDISEKRLPQDGRISLRLGTRAIDVRVSTLPSAHGERAVLRLLDKSENRLTLEAVGMQGPTLARFEGLIRQPHGIVLVTGPTGSGKTTTLYAALGRLDAAQANIMTVEDPIEYELAGVGQTQVNAKIDLTFAKALRAILRQDPDVIMIGEIRDFETAQIAIQASLTGHLVLATLHTNDAASAVNRLTDMGVEPFLLSSSLLGVLAQRLVRKTCTICHGQGCEACGQTGYSGRTGLFELLVTNDALRAQIHNRASEADVRAAALAGGMQLMREDGERLIASGITSREEVLRVTRD; from the coding sequence ATGGCTTACCCCCTGCCCTATGCGTTTGCGCGCGGTGCGCAGCTTCTGCTGGAAACCGACGGTGAGCAGCTCGTGCTGTGGCACGGCCCCGCGCCGCAGCCTGCGGCCTTGGGCGAAGTGCTGCGCAAATATCCCGTGCAGCGCCTGCAGCCGCTCGACGCCGGAACACTGGCACAACGCATCAGCGCAGCCTATTCGCAGCGCGAATCCAGCGCCGCCACCGTCGTCAGCGAGGTGGAAAGCGATGCCGACCTCTCGCGCATGATGCAGGAGCTGCCCGCCGTCGAAGACTTGCTGGAGGCCGCCGACGACGCGCCCATCATCCGCATGCTCAACGCCCTGCTCACGCAGGCAGCGCGCGACGGCGCCAGCGACATCCACATCGAGCCCTACGAGCGCCACTCCAGCGTGCGCTTTCGCGTGGACGGCACCTTGCGCGAAGTGGTGCAGCCGAACCGCGCGCTGCACGCGGCACTGATCAGCCGCCTGAAGATCATGGCGGACCTCGATATTTCAGAAAAACGCCTGCCGCAGGACGGCCGCATCAGCCTGCGTCTGGGGACGCGCGCCATCGACGTGCGCGTCTCCACCCTGCCCAGCGCGCATGGTGAGCGCGCCGTGCTGCGCCTGCTCGACAAAAGCGAAAACCGCCTCACACTCGAAGCCGTCGGGATGCAGGGCCCTACGCTTGCACGCTTCGAGGGTCTGATTCGGCAGCCGCACGGCATCGTGCTCGTCACCGGCCCGACGGGCTCGGGCAAAACCACCACGCTGTACGCAGCGCTGGGCCGGCTGGACGCGGCACAGGCCAACATCATGACGGTGGAAGACCCGATCGAGTACGAGCTGGCCGGTGTTGGCCAGACCCAGGTCAACGCCAAGATCGACCTGACCTTCGCCAAGGCCCTGCGCGCCATCCTGCGCCAGGACCCGGACGTGATCATGATCGGCGAGATCCGCGATTTCGAGACGGCGCAGATCGCCATCCAGGCCAGCCTGACCGGCCACCTGGTGCTGGCCACGCTGCACACCAACGATGCCGCCAGCGCCGTCAACCGCCTGACCGACATGGGAGTGGAGCCCTTTTTGCTTTCAAGCTCGCTCCTCGGCGTGCTGGCGCAGCGCCTGGTGCGCAAAACCTGCACCATCTGCCATGGCCAGGGGTGCGAGGCTTGTGGCCAGACCGGCTACAGCGGACGCACGGGCTTGTTCGAGCTGCTCGTCACCAACGACGCGCTGCGCGCGCAAATCCACAACCGCGCCTCGGAGGCCGACGTCCGCGCTGCGGCTCTGGCCGGCGGCATGCAACTGATGCGCGAAGACGGTGAGCGCCTGATTGCGTCGGGCATCACCAGCCGGGAGGAAGTGCTGCGGGTGACGCGGGATTGA
- a CDS encoding SDR family oxidoreductase yields MLKDKVALITGGSSGIGRAVALAWAREGAKVVVSDVDRGGGGETVEQVRAAGSEAIFIAADVGKPEDCEALVRGAVEKFGRLDIACNNAGIGGPQAPTADYPLDGWAQVIAINLSGVFYGMKYQLPAMLKNGGGAIVNMASILGAVGFAGAPAYAAAKHGVVGLTQATALEYSAQGVRINAVGPGFIHTPMISALEEDKAINDMLVAAHPIGRLGRAEEVAELVLWLSSDKASFVTGSYYPVDGGYLAR; encoded by the coding sequence ATGTTGAAAGACAAAGTCGCATTGATCACTGGCGGTTCCTCGGGCATTGGCCGCGCCGTTGCCCTGGCCTGGGCGCGCGAGGGTGCCAAAGTGGTGGTCTCGGACGTGGACCGCGGTGGCGGTGGGGAAACGGTAGAGCAGGTCCGCGCTGCGGGCAGCGAGGCGATCTTCATCGCCGCAGACGTTGGCAAGCCCGAAGATTGTGAAGCACTGGTTCGGGGCGCTGTGGAAAAGTTCGGGCGGCTCGACATCGCCTGCAACAACGCTGGCATTGGCGGGCCGCAAGCGCCCACCGCCGATTACCCGCTGGACGGCTGGGCGCAGGTGATTGCCATCAACCTGTCAGGTGTCTTCTACGGCATGAAGTACCAGTTGCCGGCCATGCTCAAGAACGGCGGCGGCGCTATCGTCAACATGGCGTCCATCCTGGGCGCGGTAGGTTTTGCCGGAGCGCCGGCCTATGCGGCCGCCAAGCACGGTGTCGTAGGGCTGACGCAGGCGACAGCGCTCGAATACAGCGCGCAGGGTGTGCGCATCAATGCCGTCGGGCCGGGCTTCATCCACACGCCCATGATCAGCGCCTTGGAAGAGGACAAAGCAATCAACGACATGCTGGTCGCGGCGCACCCCATCGGGCGGCTGGGCCGCGCCGAGGAGGTGGCTGAGCTGGTGCTGTGGCTCTCGAGCGACAAAGCCTCGTTTGTGACCGGTTCGTACTACCCGGTGGACGGGGGTTACCTCGCGCGCTGA
- a CDS encoding LLM class flavin-dependent oxidoreductase: MTDRSTLSMLDLVAVREGGSVRDALAIALTTARHAEALGFTRYWLAEHHNMEGIASSATAVLVGHIAAGTEHMRVGSGGVMLPNHAPLVVAEAFGTLAELFPGRIDLGLGRAPGTDPLTMRALRRDRQETEQDFPRDVAELQRLLAPAQPGQRLIATPGAGTEVPIWLLGSSLFSAQLAAERGLPYAFASHFAPRLLLQAIGLYRELFKPSAEWSKPYVVIGVPLIAAPTDEEAQFLASSTFERVLGILKGERRKLAAPVHGLAERLSPQERAAIQDFLAAAVIGGPNTVHKGLAALLQATQADELMLVCDIYDPALRLRSLDIAAAAHAQLQAKDTHTLS; the protein is encoded by the coding sequence ATGACTGACCGTTCCACCCTTTCCATGCTCGATCTCGTAGCCGTCCGCGAAGGCGGCAGCGTGCGCGACGCACTCGCCATTGCCCTCACCACCGCCCGGCACGCCGAGGCACTGGGTTTTACCCGCTACTGGCTCGCCGAGCACCACAACATGGAGGGCATTGCCAGCTCGGCGACGGCCGTTCTGGTAGGCCACATCGCTGCCGGCACCGAGCACATGCGCGTGGGCTCAGGTGGTGTGATGCTGCCCAACCACGCGCCGCTGGTGGTGGCCGAGGCTTTTGGAACTTTGGCCGAACTGTTTCCCGGCCGCATCGACCTGGGCCTGGGCCGCGCCCCCGGCACCGACCCGCTCACCATGCGCGCGCTGCGCCGCGACCGGCAAGAAACCGAGCAGGACTTCCCGCGCGACGTGGCCGAGCTGCAGCGCCTGCTGGCGCCCGCGCAGCCGGGGCAGCGCCTGATTGCCACGCCCGGCGCCGGCACCGAGGTGCCCATCTGGCTGCTGGGCTCCAGTTTGTTTTCTGCTCAGTTGGCGGCCGAACGCGGTCTGCCCTATGCCTTTGCTTCGCACTTTGCGCCGCGCCTGCTGCTTCAGGCGATTGGTTTGTATCGAGAACTGTTCAAACCCTCGGCCGAGTGGTCCAAGCCCTATGTGGTGATTGGCGTGCCGCTGATCGCTGCGCCTACCGACGAGGAAGCGCAGTTTCTCGCGAGCAGCACCTTCGAGCGGGTGCTCGGCATCCTCAAAGGCGAGCGGCGCAAACTGGCCGCGCCGGTTCACGGACTGGCCGAGCGGCTGTCGCCGCAGGAACGCGCCGCCATCCAGGACTTTCTGGCGGCGGCGGTGATCGGCGGGCCCAACACGGTGCACAAGGGGCTTGCTGCGCTGCTGCAGGCCACCCAAGCCGACGAGCTGATGCTGGTCTGCGACATCTACGACCCCGCACTGCGCCTGCGCTCGCTCGATATCGCGGCAGCCGCCCACGCACAACTGCAGGCCAAAGACACACATACGCTATCGTAA
- the gspF gene encoding type II secretion system inner membrane protein GspF, which yields MPAFAFEALDAQGQTRTGMLEADNAKAARSQLRAQALVPLDVSPAAQSGAADGSRNPGGWLQRPVFGSTGLAIWTRQVAGLVSSGLTLERALTALSDEADDERQRHLVAVLRAEVNAGASFARALAQHPREFSDIYCAVIGAGEHSGKLGLVLESLADDLEERQALKAKLVGAALYPAIVTVVAIAIVIFLVSYVVPQVAGVFAGSRRALPFLTVAMLGISSVVRNYGFWMLIAIVIGAVCARLAYAKDEFRSKFDAFFLRLPMVGRLARGYNAARFASTLAMLAGAGVPILKALQAAAETLNNRAMRADALDALVQVREGAPLASALAQKKRFPGLLSMFARLGEQTGQLPLMLQRAAVQLSAEVQRRAMALATLLEPLLIVAMGLVVMLIVLAVLLPIIQLNQFVK from the coding sequence ATGCCTGCCTTTGCCTTTGAAGCCCTCGACGCCCAGGGCCAGACGCGCACCGGCATGCTGGAAGCCGACAACGCCAAGGCCGCACGCAGCCAGCTGCGGGCCCAGGCGCTGGTTCCCCTCGATGTCTCTCCCGCCGCGCAATCGGGTGCGGCAGACGGTTCGCGCAACCCGGGCGGCTGGCTGCAGCGGCCGGTGTTTGGCAGCACGGGGCTGGCGATCTGGACGCGCCAGGTGGCGGGGCTGGTCTCCTCCGGCCTCACGCTGGAGCGCGCGCTGACGGCGCTTTCCGACGAGGCCGACGACGAACGCCAGCGCCACCTGGTGGCCGTGCTGCGCGCCGAAGTCAACGCGGGTGCGTCCTTTGCGCGGGCGCTGGCCCAGCACCCGCGCGAGTTCTCCGACATTTACTGCGCGGTGATTGGCGCGGGTGAGCACAGCGGCAAGCTCGGCCTGGTGCTGGAAAGCCTGGCAGACGACCTGGAAGAACGCCAGGCCCTCAAGGCCAAGCTGGTGGGCGCGGCGCTGTACCCGGCCATCGTCACGGTGGTGGCCATTGCCATCGTGATCTTTCTGGTCAGCTACGTGGTGCCGCAGGTGGCCGGCGTGTTTGCGGGCTCGCGCCGCGCGCTGCCCTTTTTGACCGTAGCCATGCTGGGTATCAGCAGCGTGGTGCGCAACTACGGTTTTTGGATGTTGATTGCTATTGTTATTGGAGCTGTATGCGCCCGCCTGGCTTACGCTAAGGACGAATTTCGTTCCAAATTCGACGCTTTCTTTCTGCGCCTGCCCATGGTGGGCCGGCTGGCGCGTGGCTACAACGCGGCGCGCTTTGCCAGCACCCTGGCCATGCTGGCCGGCGCTGGCGTGCCCATTTTGAAAGCCCTGCAGGCGGCCGCCGAAACCCTGAACAACCGGGCCATGCGCGCTGACGCGCTGGACGCCCTGGTGCAGGTGCGCGAAGGCGCGCCGCTGGCTTCGGCCCTGGCGCAGAAGAAGCGCTTTCCGGGACTGCTGTCCATGTTTGCCCGCCTGGGCGAGCAGACCGGCCAGCTGCCGCTGATGCTCCAGCGCGCTGCGGTGCAGCTTTCGGCCGAAGTGCAGCGCCGCGCCATGGCCCTGGCCACGCTGCTTGAGCCACTGCTGATCGTCGCCATGGGCCTCGTGGTCATGCTGATCGTGCTGGCCGTGCTGCTGCCCATCATCCAGCTCAACCAGTTCGTCAAATAG
- the gspD gene encoding type II secretion system secretin GspD, which produces MSSLTPHHLHRTIISIAAFALLISAGGQIYAQNTATPNPQSVRPGEPVTLNFANADIEAVARTMATITGRNVVVDPRVKGQLNLITERAVTPAAAFEQFLAALRLQGYTVVETSGLYKVVPEAEGKLQGSSVRVWQGGAPATAGGGQIVTQIFKLNFENAANLVPVLRPLISPNNTINVNPGNNSLVITDYADNLARLGRIVAAMDMSNASDVEVIPLKNAIATDLAPLVARLIEGGTSSTTGATPGAVQGQTDSSFKTTMLADPSSNALILRAANPARLAQVRALVQKLDQAPAPGSSSANGNIHVVYLKNADATKLATTLRAAMAVGASSGASGGPGTTPGNTSGLSTATAGTSTASASNPGLGSASGGGLGAGGGSLSGASSTAPSTGGQIQADPATNSLIITAPEPQYRQLRTVIDQLDGRRAQVLVESLIVEVTASKLAEFGIQWQGILGKQGDGTIGVIGTNSDQSGANIVNITGALASGSSTAAATALGKLGKGLNLALAPRINGQYYLGALANFLQNSGDANVLSTPNLMTLDNEEARIIIGNNVPFVTGSYAATAGTSNVNPFTTVERKDVGLVLRVRPQISENGTVKMAIYQEVSKIEASTLKDPNGPTTSKRAIESNVVVDDGNIIVIGGLLEDSYSSGEDKVPVFGDIPVLGNLFRSESRSRSKTNLMVFLRPTVVRDNATSNALMLDRYESIRALQQVSQPEPSVMLRPVSGAPILPALPAQPAGVRSNIVTQPIFPAGD; this is translated from the coding sequence ATGTCCAGCCTCACTCCGCACCATCTGCATCGCACTATTATTTCAATAGCTGCTTTCGCTTTACTGATAAGCGCTGGAGGCCAAATTTATGCTCAAAATACGGCCACGCCCAACCCGCAAAGCGTGCGCCCAGGCGAGCCGGTGACGCTGAACTTCGCCAACGCCGACATCGAAGCCGTGGCGCGCACCATGGCCACCATCACCGGGCGCAACGTGGTGGTGGACCCGCGCGTCAAAGGCCAGCTCAATTTGATCACCGAGCGGGCAGTGACACCGGCGGCCGCCTTCGAGCAGTTCCTGGCGGCGCTGCGCCTGCAGGGCTACACGGTGGTGGAGACCAGCGGGCTGTACAAGGTAGTGCCGGAGGCCGAGGGCAAGCTCCAGGGCAGCAGCGTGCGCGTGTGGCAGGGCGGCGCGCCGGCGACTGCAGGGGGCGGGCAGATCGTCACGCAGATCTTCAAGCTCAATTTCGAGAACGCGGCCAACCTGGTGCCGGTACTGCGGCCGCTCATCAGCCCGAACAACACCATCAACGTGAACCCCGGCAACAACTCGCTGGTGATCACCGATTACGCGGACAACCTGGCTCGCCTGGGCCGGATCGTCGCCGCGATGGACATGTCCAATGCCAGCGACGTGGAAGTGATTCCCCTAAAGAACGCCATCGCCACCGACCTCGCGCCTCTGGTGGCGCGCCTGATCGAGGGGGGAACTTCATCCACCACAGGGGCGACGCCGGGCGCCGTGCAGGGCCAGACGGACAGCTCTTTCAAGACCACGATGCTGGCCGACCCCAGCAGCAACGCGCTGATTCTGCGCGCCGCCAACCCGGCGCGCCTGGCCCAGGTGCGCGCGCTGGTGCAAAAGCTGGATCAGGCCCCGGCGCCGGGCAGCAGCAGCGCCAACGGCAACATCCATGTGGTCTACCTGAAGAATGCCGACGCCACGAAACTGGCCACCACACTGCGCGCTGCCATGGCGGTGGGCGCAAGTTCCGGTGCCAGCGGCGGTCCGGGCACCACGCCGGGCAACACCAGCGGCCTGAGCACCGCCACGGCCGGCACCAGCACCGCCTCTGCCAGCAATCCGGGCCTGGGGAGCGCCAGCGGGGGCGGCCTGGGTGCCGGGGGTGGCAGCCTGAGTGGCGCCAGCAGCACGGCGCCCTCGACCGGCGGGCAGATCCAGGCCGATCCGGCCACCAACTCGCTCATCATCACGGCGCCCGAGCCGCAATACCGGCAACTGCGCACCGTGATCGACCAGCTCGACGGCCGGCGCGCACAGGTGCTGGTGGAGAGCCTGATCGTCGAGGTCACCGCGAGCAAGCTGGCGGAATTCGGTATCCAGTGGCAGGGCATCCTGGGCAAGCAGGGCGATGGCACGATCGGTGTGATCGGTACCAACTCAGACCAGTCCGGCGCCAACATCGTGAACATCACGGGGGCACTGGCCAGCGGATCGAGCACCGCTGCTGCCACTGCGCTAGGCAAGTTGGGCAAGGGTCTGAACCTGGCATTGGCGCCACGCATCAACGGCCAGTACTACCTGGGCGCGCTGGCCAATTTCCTGCAAAACAGCGGCGATGCCAACGTACTCTCCACGCCCAACCTGATGACGCTGGACAACGAAGAGGCACGCATCATCATCGGCAACAACGTGCCTTTCGTCACCGGCTCGTACGCCGCCACGGCCGGCACCAGCAACGTCAACCCCTTCACGACGGTCGAGCGCAAGGACGTGGGCCTGGTGCTGCGCGTTCGCCCGCAGATCAGTGAGAACGGCACAGTCAAGATGGCGATCTACCAGGAGGTCTCAAAAATCGAGGCCAGCACCCTGAAGGACCCCAATGGCCCGACCACCAGCAAGCGTGCCATCGAATCCAATGTGGTGGTGGACGACGGCAACATCATTGTCATTGGTGGCCTGCTGGAGGACTCCTACAGCTCGGGCGAAGACAAGGTACCGGTGTTTGGCGACATCCCGGTACTGGGCAACCTGTTTCGCAGCGAAAGCCGTTCACGCAGCAAGACCAACCTGATGGTATTTCTGCGGCCGACCGTGGTACGCGACAACGCCACCAGCAACGCGCTCATGCTGGACCGCTACGAGTCCATCCGCGCGCTGCAACAGGTCAGCCAACCCGAGCCGAGCGTGATGCTGCGCCCGGTATCGGGGGCCCCCATCCTGCCTGCACTGCCCGCGCAGCCCGCCGGGGTGCGCAGCAACATCGTCACGCAGCCCATCTTTCCGGCCGGCGACTGA
- the gspN gene encoding type II secretion system protein N produces the protein MAPTPFSRPSPRAPSASRRRSALDTAPHAPWGWALAGALLGGGGALLAALPAHWMAAGVERASGAQLQLVAARGSVWNGSAQLVLAGGSESQSATALPGRVHWRLRPNGSGLQAHISADCCTQVPLQLQMQPRWGGLRLALADGQSRWPAAVLTGLGTPWNTLQLQGQLALQTQGLVIESVRGRVLLRGSAQLDALEVSSRLSTLRPMGSYRLALAGGEAPTLQLSTLAGALQLSGSGQWVGQRLRFAGEAQAAPGREPALSNLLNIIGRRVGERSLISLG, from the coding sequence ATGGCCCCCACCCCCTTTTCCCGCCCAAGCCCGCGTGCGCCCAGCGCATCGCGGCGCCGCAGCGCGCTGGACACCGCGCCGCACGCGCCCTGGGGCTGGGCGCTGGCCGGTGCGCTGCTGGGCGGTGGCGGCGCGCTGCTCGCAGCCCTGCCCGCGCACTGGATGGCTGCGGGCGTGGAGCGCGCCAGCGGCGCGCAGCTGCAACTGGTTGCTGCGCGCGGCAGCGTCTGGAACGGTTCGGCCCAGCTGGTGTTGGCAGGCGGGAGCGAGAGCCAAAGCGCGACCGCTTTGCCGGGGCGTGTGCACTGGCGCTTGCGTCCGAATGGGAGCGGGCTACAAGCCCATATTTCAGCCGACTGCTGCACGCAAGTGCCCCTGCAGCTGCAAATGCAGCCGCGCTGGGGGGGGCTGCGTCTGGCCTTGGCCGACGGCCAAAGCCGTTGGCCGGCCGCCGTGCTGACCGGCCTGGGAACGCCCTGGAACACGCTGCAACTGCAGGGCCAGCTGGCCTTGCAGACACAAGGCCTGGTGATCGAATCGGTGCGCGGCCGCGTGCTGCTGCGGGGATCGGCCCAGCTCGACGCCCTGGAGGTCTCCTCGCGCCTGTCCACCTTGCGGCCCATGGGAAGCTACCGGCTGGCGCTGGCTGGCGGCGAAGCGCCGACACTGCAGCTCTCGACCCTGGCGGGTGCGCTGCAGCTCTCGGGCAGCGGGCAATGGGTGGGCCAGCGCCTGCGCTTTGCCGGCGAGGCGCAGGCTGCGCCAGGGCGCGAGCCGGCGCTCTCGAACCTGCTCAACATCATCGGGCGCCGCGTGGGCGAACGCTCACTCATCTCGCTCGGCTAA
- a CDS encoding AbrB/MazE/SpoVT family DNA-binding domain-containing protein: MHMLKLTQIGNSIGVILPKEALARLKLFKGESVFLTETPDGYVLTPYDPALEEEIQAGREFMRDYRDTFHQLAK, translated from the coding sequence ATGCACATGCTGAAATTGACTCAAATCGGCAACTCGATTGGCGTGATCCTGCCTAAGGAAGCCTTGGCCCGCCTCAAACTGTTCAAGGGAGAGAGCGTTTTTCTCACCGAAACGCCGGACGGCTACGTGCTCACGCCCTACGATCCGGCACTGGAAGAAGAAATTCAGGCCGGTCGCGAGTTCATGCGCGACTACCGCGACACCTTTCATCAGCTTGCGAAATGA
- a CDS encoding MOSC domain-containing protein, translating into MKAGTVLGHVLAVCTGQTVPYARGSISGIAKQARSGPVFCSVLGLAGDAQGDLRVHGGPDKAVHHYASEHYAAWRQELGASAVLDAPAAFGENLHSVGLTESDVCLGDQVRVGEALLEVSQARQPCWKLNERFGRTDMARQLQNTRRTGWYYRVLEEGALWAGAELLLQERPHPQWSMARLLDVLYRPSLDAAELRAALALPLPPNWERLIARRLDSGAVESWASRLEGPAA; encoded by the coding sequence GTGAAAGCGGGCACGGTTCTGGGACACGTGCTGGCCGTGTGTACGGGCCAGACGGTTCCTTATGCACGCGGCTCGATCAGTGGCATCGCCAAGCAGGCCCGCAGCGGCCCTGTTTTTTGCAGCGTTCTGGGTTTGGCCGGTGACGCGCAGGGCGATTTGCGCGTGCATGGTGGCCCCGACAAGGCGGTGCACCACTACGCCAGTGAACATTACGCCGCATGGCGCCAGGAACTGGGTGCGAGCGCCGTGCTGGATGCGCCTGCCGCCTTTGGCGAAAACCTGCACAGCGTTGGCCTGACCGAGAGCGATGTGTGTCTGGGCGATCAAGTGCGTGTCGGCGAGGCGCTTCTGGAAGTCTCCCAAGCGCGCCAACCCTGCTGGAAGCTCAATGAGCGCTTTGGCCGTACCGACATGGCCAGGCAGTTGCAAAACACGCGCCGTACCGGCTGGTATTACCGGGTGCTGGAAGAGGGTGCCTTGTGGGCTGGGGCCGAGCTGTTGCTGCAAGAGCGTCCCCATCCGCAGTGGTCGATGGCGCGCCTGCTCGACGTGCTCTACCGCCCCAGCCTCGATGCCGCCGAACTGCGCGCCGCTCTGGCCTTGCCGCTGCCGCCGAACTGGGAACGCCTGATTGCGCGCCGACTCGACAGCGGCGCAGTGGAAAGCTGGGCCTCGCGGCTGGAAGGCCCTGCCGCTTAG